A window of Streptomyces marispadix contains these coding sequences:
- a CDS encoding P-loop domain-containing protein, which yields MPREHSRDGGGHRAHRGSRGSRGGPRGFHRDGGRKGGPHGDGEPYGGEPHGGKPHGRGAGHDDRGHGDRHDDRAPRGGLEQQLGRLEGASYGRYKSLVGTWRLPGSEAGGETLRLVRAQADPFAPPARLAVRVPGEQAGFPSRLWNTAVRRRALAGFIVRRAAEVVGGERALRIDAGGQEVLERSSCQVSADDGSVTLRFGLALPGKGRRIDSRSAQRLMCGLVPRIAERALRYEALDAPAVDEFVEAVEDSDALRKALPGLGLVAFVADGAVLPRGSGVDDRPAKGEKVVPFSSPEGLRVTVEVPNAGAVRGMGLREGVSLVVGGGFHGKSTLLRALETGIWDHVPGDGRELVVSLPETVKLRAEDGRRVERVDVHAFVGRLPDGSDTTDFSTDNASGSTSQAASLCEAVEAGARVLLIDEDTAATNLMIRDARMQSLVAKEREPLTPLVDSVRSLHRDHGVSMVLVMGGSGDYLEVADRVLMMDAYRPSDVTERAREVASVPTGRHAEAETFPPVVHRVPEPASLQQEPRRRGDAPPSGGGGPAGAGSAGPGKVRARGTDALTFGDYEVDLRSVEQIADPRQVTGIGLALRLLLRRGYLDGVNTLAKALDLLDAELAERGADALLAVRDEDFAVPRRFETAAALNRVRGLRVSRAGSATSTRASAG from the coding sequence GTGCCACGGGAGCATAGCCGCGACGGCGGCGGACACCGGGCGCACCGCGGATCTCGCGGGAGCCGCGGCGGGCCGCGCGGATTCCACAGGGACGGCGGACGCAAGGGCGGCCCGCACGGCGACGGCGAACCGTACGGCGGTGAGCCCCACGGCGGTAAGCCCCACGGCCGTGGGGCCGGACACGACGACCGCGGACACGGCGACCGGCACGACGACCGGGCCCCGCGCGGTGGGCTGGAGCAGCAGCTCGGCCGCCTCGAAGGCGCCTCGTACGGTCGTTACAAGAGCCTCGTCGGCACATGGCGGCTCCCCGGTTCGGAGGCGGGCGGCGAGACTCTTCGGCTGGTACGCGCCCAGGCCGACCCCTTCGCACCGCCGGCGCGCCTCGCGGTGCGGGTGCCCGGCGAGCAGGCCGGGTTCCCCTCACGGCTGTGGAACACCGCGGTGCGACGGCGGGCCCTCGCCGGTTTCATCGTCCGCCGGGCGGCCGAAGTCGTAGGCGGGGAACGGGCGTTGAGGATCGATGCGGGCGGCCAGGAGGTGCTGGAGCGGAGCTCGTGCCAGGTCTCGGCGGACGACGGAAGCGTCACACTGCGGTTCGGACTCGCGCTGCCCGGCAAGGGCCGCCGCATCGACTCCCGTAGCGCTCAGCGGCTGATGTGCGGGCTGGTGCCGCGGATCGCCGAGCGTGCGCTGCGCTACGAGGCGCTGGACGCCCCGGCCGTGGACGAGTTCGTGGAAGCCGTGGAGGACTCCGACGCGCTGCGCAAGGCGCTGCCCGGTCTCGGCCTGGTGGCGTTCGTCGCCGACGGCGCGGTGCTGCCACGCGGCAGCGGCGTCGACGACCGCCCGGCGAAGGGCGAGAAGGTGGTGCCCTTCTCCTCCCCCGAGGGCCTGCGGGTGACGGTCGAGGTGCCCAACGCCGGCGCCGTCAGGGGCATGGGCCTGCGGGAAGGGGTGAGCCTGGTCGTCGGCGGCGGCTTCCACGGCAAGTCCACGCTGCTGCGCGCGTTGGAGACGGGCATCTGGGACCACGTGCCGGGCGACGGGCGTGAACTGGTCGTCTCGCTCCCTGAGACGGTGAAGCTGCGTGCCGAGGACGGACGGCGGGTCGAGCGGGTCGACGTGCACGCCTTCGTCGGCCGGCTTCCCGACGGCTCGGACACCACCGACTTCTCCACCGACAACGCCTCCGGATCGACCTCCCAGGCGGCGTCCCTGTGCGAGGCCGTGGAGGCGGGCGCGCGGGTGCTGCTCATCGACGAGGACACCGCCGCGACGAACCTGATGATCCGCGACGCGCGTATGCAGTCCCTCGTCGCCAAGGAGCGGGAGCCGCTGACTCCGCTCGTGGACTCCGTACGTTCGCTCCACCGCGACCACGGTGTATCGATGGTGCTGGTGATGGGCGGCTCCGGCGACTATCTGGAGGTCGCCGACCGGGTGCTGATGATGGACGCCTACCGGCCCTCCGACGTCACCGAGCGGGCACGAGAGGTCGCGTCCGTGCCGACGGGGCGGCACGCGGAGGCGGAGACGTTCCCGCCCGTGGTGCACCGCGTCCCCGAACCGGCGTCGCTTCAGCAGGAGCCGCGAAGGCGCGGGGACGCGCCCCCTTCGGGAGGCGGAGGTCCCGCAGGCGCGGGTTCCGCAGGTCCGGGGAAGGTGCGGGCGCGCGGCACGGACGCGCTGACGTTCGGGGACTACGAGGTGGACCTGCGCTCCGTGGAGCAGATCGCCGACCCTCGGCAGGTGACGGGCATCGGTCTCGCGCTCCGACTGCTGCTGCGCCGCGGCTACTTGGACGGGGTGAACACCCTCGCGAAGGCCCTGGACCTGCTCGACGCCGAGCTGGCGGAGCGGGGCGCGGACGCGCTGCTGGCAGTGCGCGACGAGGACTTCGCGGTGCCGCGCCGCTTCGAGACGGCGGCGGCTCTCAACCGGGTACGGGGGCTGCGCGTCAGCAGAGCGGGAAGCGCCACGAGCACGAGAGCGAGCGCGGGTTGA